From Cannabis sativa cultivar Pink pepper isolate KNU-18-1 chromosome 8, ASM2916894v1, whole genome shotgun sequence, a single genomic window includes:
- the LOC115700817 gene encoding uncharacterized protein LOC115700817 isoform X1: protein MIKGASTFMHINPVMVDSIEKSTENVRSFKNTTSLPMSNGEVKVMIEANRTLQPSVVRSFEMDIDKTKNPEQLTLVKRKKRRRRRRKTKPSSVVQNTTLVQELSEVDCPSRDDHLSTILTTLSLFREINTKAAVNTSGIVNTINGENATAGFFHTSFPRMPFTRSKKKLLVLDINGLLADIVTPPPKEYKADTNIKRRAIFSRPSCRDFLNFCFERFEVGVWSSRSDKIASKVIDYLMGDMKHKLLFCWVSNFNFSLDFCLHMLFLQCLLFHICYNYLLILHVTIHAALFQDLSRCTATEFRTLENRHKTLVFKELRRIWEKHDPDLPWEKGEYNETNTLLLDDSPYKALLNPAYTAVFPHSYNFQNWSDNSLGAGGDIRVYLEKLSAAEDVQKFVEQNPFGQMPISESNESWGFYFKVMSAMYSLPRSI from the exons ATGATCAAGGGTGCGTCAACATTTATGCATATCAATCCAGTTATGGTGGATTCCATAGAAAAGTCAACGGAGAATGTGAGGTCTTTTAAGAACACAACTTCTTTGCCAATGTCCAATGGTGAAGTAAAAGTAATGATTGAGGCCAACCGAACGCTGCAGCCTTCTGTCGTTAGGTCCTTTGAGATGGATATTGACAAAACTAAGAATCCTGAACAATTGACTTTAgtaaagagaaagaaaagaaggcGGAGACGTAGGAAGACAAAGCCAAGTAGTGTGGTTCAAAACACTACTTTAGTTCAAGAGCTGTCCGAGGTAGATTGCCCGAGCAGGGATGACCATTTGAGTACTATACTTACGACGTTAAGTCTGTTTCGTGAGATAAACACCAAGGCTGCAGTTAATACTTCAGGCATTGTTAATACTATAAATGGAGAAAATGCCACGGCAGGGTTTTTCCATACTTCATTTCCAAGAATGCCTTTTACACGTTCAAAAAAGAAGCTTCTAGTTCTAGATATAAATGGATTGCTGGCTGATATAGTTACTCCTCCTCCGAAGGAGTACAAAGCAGACACAAACATTAAAAGACGGGCAA TTTTCAGTAGGCCATCTTGCCGTGATTTCCTAAATTTCTGTTTTGAGCGATTTGAAGTCGGTGTATGGTCCTCAAGATCTGA CAAAATCGCTTCAAAGGTGATCGATTATCTAATGGGAGATATGAAACACAAGTTGCTGTTTTGTTGGGTAAGTAACTTCAATTTTTCCCTAGATTTCTGCCTGCATATGCTTTTTCTACAATGCCTTTTGTTtcacatatgttataattatCTGCTTATCTTGCATGTTACAATACATGCTGCTCTGTTTCAGGATCTATCTCGTTGCACTGCAACTGAGTTCAGAACTCTTGAAAACAGACACAAGACCTTGGTTTTTAAGGAACTGAGGAGAATTTGGGAAAAACATGACCCTGATCTTCCATGGGAGAAGGGGGAATATAATGAAACTAATACATTGTTGTTGGATGATTCACCTTACAAAGCATTGCTTAATCCT GCATATACTGCAGTCTTCCCTCATTCATACAATTTTCAGAATTGGAGCGACAATTCATTAG GTGCTGGAGGTGATATTAGGGTCTATCTGGAAAAATTGTCTGCAGCTGAAGATGTTCAGAAGTTTGTGGAGCAAAACCCATTTGGTCAAATGCCTATTAGTGAAAGTAATGAGTCTTGGGGTTTCTACTTCAAAGTCATGAGTGCAATGTATTCCTTGCCAAGATCAATATAG
- the LOC115700817 gene encoding uncharacterized protein LOC115700817 isoform X2: MIKGASTFMHINPVMVDSIEKSTENVRSFKNTTSLPMSNGEVKVMIEANRTLQPSVVRSFEMDIDKTKNPEQLTLVKRKKRRRRRRKTKPSSVVQNTTLVQELSEVDCPSRDDHLSTILTTLSLFREINTKAAVNTSGIVNTINGENATAGFFHTSFPRMPFTRSKKKLLVLDINGLLADIVTPPPKEYKADTNIKRRAIFSRPSCRDFLNFCFERFEVGVWSSRSDKIASKVIDYLMGDMKHKLLFCWDLSRCTATEFRTLENRHKTLVFKELRRIWEKHDPDLPWEKGEYNETNTLLLDDSPYKALLNPAYTAVFPHSYNFQNWSDNSLGAGGDIRVYLEKLSAAEDVQKFVEQNPFGQMPISESNESWGFYFKVMSAMYSLPRSI, from the exons ATGATCAAGGGTGCGTCAACATTTATGCATATCAATCCAGTTATGGTGGATTCCATAGAAAAGTCAACGGAGAATGTGAGGTCTTTTAAGAACACAACTTCTTTGCCAATGTCCAATGGTGAAGTAAAAGTAATGATTGAGGCCAACCGAACGCTGCAGCCTTCTGTCGTTAGGTCCTTTGAGATGGATATTGACAAAACTAAGAATCCTGAACAATTGACTTTAgtaaagagaaagaaaagaaggcGGAGACGTAGGAAGACAAAGCCAAGTAGTGTGGTTCAAAACACTACTTTAGTTCAAGAGCTGTCCGAGGTAGATTGCCCGAGCAGGGATGACCATTTGAGTACTATACTTACGACGTTAAGTCTGTTTCGTGAGATAAACACCAAGGCTGCAGTTAATACTTCAGGCATTGTTAATACTATAAATGGAGAAAATGCCACGGCAGGGTTTTTCCATACTTCATTTCCAAGAATGCCTTTTACACGTTCAAAAAAGAAGCTTCTAGTTCTAGATATAAATGGATTGCTGGCTGATATAGTTACTCCTCCTCCGAAGGAGTACAAAGCAGACACAAACATTAAAAGACGGGCAA TTTTCAGTAGGCCATCTTGCCGTGATTTCCTAAATTTCTGTTTTGAGCGATTTGAAGTCGGTGTATGGTCCTCAAGATCTGA CAAAATCGCTTCAAAGGTGATCGATTATCTAATGGGAGATATGAAACACAAGTTGCTGTTTTGTTGG GATCTATCTCGTTGCACTGCAACTGAGTTCAGAACTCTTGAAAACAGACACAAGACCTTGGTTTTTAAGGAACTGAGGAGAATTTGGGAAAAACATGACCCTGATCTTCCATGGGAGAAGGGGGAATATAATGAAACTAATACATTGTTGTTGGATGATTCACCTTACAAAGCATTGCTTAATCCT GCATATACTGCAGTCTTCCCTCATTCATACAATTTTCAGAATTGGAGCGACAATTCATTAG GTGCTGGAGGTGATATTAGGGTCTATCTGGAAAAATTGTCTGCAGCTGAAGATGTTCAGAAGTTTGTGGAGCAAAACCCATTTGGTCAAATGCCTATTAGTGAAAGTAATGAGTCTTGGGGTTTCTACTTCAAAGTCATGAGTGCAATGTATTCCTTGCCAAGATCAATATAG